CCGTGACCAGTTGAGATTGCTTGAAATAGGACATAGGCCTCTTGTCCTCTAATCTCACCTACTACTATTATATCTGGCCTATATCTTAATGATAGTTTCAATAAATCCATTAATGATATTTCTTTACCCACACCTGCATATGCAGGTCTTGCATATAGCTGAACCCAATTAGAATGCGCTAGCCTAATTTCCGGAATATCTTCTATTGAAACTATTTTCATACTTTCTTTAACAAGATTCAAAACTGAATTAAGTAATGTAGTTTTTCCTGCACCTGTTACACCTATTGACATTATACTCATTCTTAAATCCATTGCATACCACAAATATGCTGCTAATTCTGCTGAAACTGTACCAGAATTAATTAAGTCCAGTATCGTTATCGGTTTCTCACTAAATCTTCTTATAACCACAGATGAGCCTGTAGCTGAAACTTCACGTCTAAATGTAGCTGCAATTCTATCACCATTAGGTAACATACCATCCTGTATTGGTTCAGCAACAGATATTGATTTTCCAGTGATTGAAAGCATCCTTAAAACTAATTGATCTAACAGTTCTTCTCCATCAATCGAGAGGTCAAGCTGTGGTGAAATTCTCATGTTTTTGGTAAAAACGATATTAGTGGGAACATATTCGTAATTTCTATGATAAACGTAGACTGGATTGTTTAGCCCGGAAACTGATATATCTTCTATGTTCTTGTCAGCTACCAATGGAGTTAATATATTATAACCAAACATGTTCCTTAACAAATAGTATAGTGTTACTCTCGCGTTTGTATGTAATACATTTATATTTCCCCTTCTCTCTTGGATAATCTTAAAGTCTGATCGTTTCTTATCTAGCTCAAAAATAATTTTAGCGAGATCCAAAGATGGATTCTTTGAAAGCAATTCTCTCTCGATCTCATCTATAAAGGCAGTGTACATGTCAAATATAATATTATTTACCGGTGGTTCTAGTAAAACATACTTATAAATACCCTTTTTCTCTTCAAAGGTTATAAACACGTGGGGATTAGGTAAAACTAGCTCAATATTATTTTGGGTTAAATTAGACTTTACCTCTTCTGGTACCAGATTAAGAATGTTTATCTCATAATCAGTTATAATTGATGTAACTTCTTCTGGAATAGAAGTTATTGGATAAAGTGTTACAGGTAATTCAGTAATCACAATCTTTTTAACTACATTATTATTTTTGGGAAATATGGATTTGAAAATGTTCTTCATTATATATCACTCCTTCTTCTTCCTTATAAAGATGTTGATGTAGGAGATATAGAAGGTATAAGGGATATGTGTAAGGATATTATAACTAAGATAGCTGTTATAACGACTAAAATTGCTGCGTGTATGAAACCAGCTGCTGTCTTTCCATAACCAATTTTTCCTACAAGTAGTCCAGCTAAGAATGAGTTAAATAGTGAAGATACAGCTATTACGTATAACGCTTTAGGTAATATTATAGTTGCATTAGATAATGGACCATAGGAGGACACAAATGACTGATGAGATAGCAAGGTGTACATTGCATTACCTAATAAAATAGAAGCGACTAATGCTAATATTATCCCGATATATGGAGCATATAATAGTACTCTTATTTTAGAGTTATAACTCCTCCTTATTCTTATTTGAGCATCGACTTGTTCAGCCAGCGATTCAACTGTTTCTGGAGTTAAACTACCTATCTCTATCATATCTGCCAATGAAACTAGAGAAACCTTGCTCGAGAAATCTAAAATTTTCTCCGAAGCAATCTTGAACGCATCTTTTAATGGAACTCCTAGAAGCGAATATGCATAAATTGTATTTAATATGTTTCTAAACTTACCCATTTCTGGTGAATCCTTTAAGTTTTTAACTACTGTTGCAGGATTAAGACCAGCTCTTAATCCTTCGGCAACAGCTCTTAGAAACGCTACAACATAAACGTCATATCCAGTACCTTCTCTTAACTCCTTAGTTGCCACTATTGCGGGGGGAACAACTGCAATTAATAAACCAATTGTAAACGCTAATATGGTGAACGGTATCTGAGGTACTCCACCAGTTAAGAAAAGAAGATAAAATAGAAGTGGTATAGGTAATTTTATTACAAATAATAATATAAATGAAAATAATAAACCTAAGGGAAATGTAATATAGAAGACCTTATATGCTTTTAATGATTTTTCTGGAAATCTGAATTGAGTTTGATCAACAACCCATACAAATAGTAGATTTATTAAGGGTATCATAACTATTGCGAAAATAGCCAATATTGGAAACGGAACAGAGCCAAAAAGAGATGGAAATATAGCCTGTAATAACATTACTAGGAAGAAGGTTATAAATCCAGAAGATAGCCATATAACAAAACCCTCCGCTATTCCAGATAGATTCTCAGCTGCTGTCGAAGCTAGCGTCTCTATATTCTTAAGCATATCTTTGGCCTTTGCCTCCATTGTATCTAATACTGGAGCACCCGTCCTTACCGCAGTTACATAAGTGATTAGGAACTCATTAAATACTTTTGATGGTGAAGTTTCCATCGCGTCAACTATTGCGTTCTCTACGCTTTCTCCTAAATACTTAACTCTTTTATTAACATATAACGCTATTTGAGTAGCGTATTGCATAGCAGTAGATTTAGATAAATATTCAAAAACGTACCTAGCACTCAAACCAGACCTTAAAAAAACGTTAAATATGGCTGAGAATGCTGGGGCTTCACTATCTAAACCAATTCTCCTATTCTCAGTTAACTGAGACACTTGAAGGATTTGAATTAAGTAAACTACAGGAGGTATTATTATACCAAATATAAGCATTGTTAAAAACCCTGCTAAATATTTAGTAAGAAGCGTTAATCTATATAATTCATAGAATCTCACGGAAACTACTATGAGAATCGCTGATATCACCAACGATAAAACTAGAAAGAGAAATAGTCTAGAAGCGAATAATCTAGGATCTTGATTTATTCCAGCTTTCCTTATCTTCTTATCTAAGTTTTCGGCTAATTTACTGACTATACCCATGTTATAAAACAATAAATCAATCTTAGAAGGACCTTGATAGCTAGAAGCTGTTTTATTATTTCTTTTACTATTAAATATACTCATCTTAGTATCTATTTCACATACCTATACTTAAACTTATATAGAAGAATTCACTTTATATGAATTTCAACTATATCCCCATCTTCTAGAACATGTGATGGGCCAACTTTTTGCCCTTGGAACTTCACTGATTTCCCCCATACTCTGGCATACTTAAAATTCTCAGCTAAAGAAGAATGTAACTTTTTAGCTACGTCTATTACCGTGGATCCCTTCTTGAGAATTAATGGATCAGTAGTAGGATCCTCACCTGGCTCTTTAGTATAGATACGTATTACCTCCAACATATCAAATAAAAGTTTAGGTAATTTATCTATCTCATTAGCTGTTAAAATAGGCAACTCACTTGTATTAATTTTATCTTTGGCTACTACTATCGTAGGCTTATAACTTACAGCCTCAAAGATAGATTTTTCTATATCGTCCAAAGTAACTTCACCTATTATCTTCACTATTGCAGTTTTTATGCCAAAGCTTTCTATATATTCTCTTACTGTTTTCTCATCAGTATCTACAAGCTTGCCAAAATTTATTATTCTAATCCCAGAAATACCGTATCTAGTCCTTTCTATAATTACTCTTCCCTTAGGTTTTCTTAATAAAATATTATTATTCTCAAGAATATTTCTTATAAATGATAACTCTTCTTCACTATTTACTGCTATCACTATCTCGTCTGCGTTCCTAATTAAACCAATAGTTTTAGAAATTGGAAGATTTTTAGGCGGGTTTACCAATTGTATTTGAACATCTTCATATCTTACCATCCCCGGTACTGGAAGATCATTAAACTCTTGCCTTACATTTGTGAGTTTCCTCATAATAAAAGATCTGAGAAAAACATCACCTAGCAAGATTACTTGACCTGCCCCCTCTTTCTCAATAAATAAAGAAAAGCCACTGCTTTTCTTAGTTTTTCTAACCTCAACTTCTTCTCTTAATTCCGCCATTCGTCTTCTAGCCCAATATACTAAATTTTCTGTTCCTTTATGCTTTGGAACTTCCTTAAGAAATTCTTGTAAAGCTTGTAATTTCTCCTCTGGTGTTTTAGCATCCATCACTTTAAGCCATTTGGCTTTAGCTTCAGCTGGTAAGTTCGTTACCATAATCTCTTACCCTCTTTATTTACATAATATAAAGGAGCTATAGAACGTAAAACTTTCCATGATCTTCTTATAATAGGAGGAGGATTTGGATTTTTCTCATAAAAAGATTTAAGCCACTTTAACGTTCTAGGATCCGCGGGATATCCGCTTCCGAAGTCACCATATATTTCTTTCAGCTTATCAATATAGTCATCTCTTATGACCTTAGCTATTATACTAGCCGCGCTAGCCTCAACGAACAACTCATCGGCTTTATGGACCACATTAGGTTTATACCCTAGTTCAGTAATAAGAGCTATCACTGGCTTTTCCTCACCTACTTTATCAACTGTTATTATGTTAGGATTAAAAACCGATAGTGAGAGAATTATTTTAGATACTGCATCATACGTTAAATCGTTTAGATTATATTCATCTATCTCGTTAGGAAAAACTTTAACAACAGTAAAAGCTTCAACAGTGCTAGTAATTATACTAAACAATTTCTCTCTTCTTTCTCTAGTTAACTGTTTACTATCTTTTACACCAATTCCCTTTAGAAAATTTAGCTTGCTCTCGCTAATAACTACACCTGCAACTATCATTGGACCTATTAATGATCCTCGACCAGCCTCATCTATACCTATTCTCATATCCTCAATGAAATAACTAGTTTTGCCTCTCTTTTACCGTTTTTCATCCTTTCATTCTGATAGCTCTCGTTAACTTCAACATTTACGATAGATGATATCATAGTTATAAGCTTCCTCGCAGTACTCTTACTCATAAAATAGTAGTCTACTCCCTCTTTACCTTCTATGATATCAGAAATATTGTCTATAATATCTGTAGAAAAGAAAGATTCAAAAAATGCTCTCTTCTTATCATCTATTCCAATTTTACTCTTACTCCTTAATTGAACTATGGCCTCATAATATCGCGTTTTCTTTCTAAAACATGAATCACAGAGGACTCTTTCCATTTCTAAATTAATTATAGCTTCTTGAGAGAAGGGCTTCCCTCTTATTTTTCCTCTAAACTCTATAGTTGCAAATGAATGACCACTTGGATCTTTCCATATATTTTTTACATCAAATGCAAATTCATCTACGTTTTTATTGATTTCCACATT
The nucleotide sequence above comes from Sulfolobus tengchongensis. Encoded proteins:
- a CDS encoding type II/IV secretion system ATPase subunit encodes the protein MKNIFKSIFPKNNNVVKKIVITELPVTLYPITSIPEEVTSIITDYEINILNLVPEEVKSNLTQNNIELVLPNPHVFITFEEKKGIYKYVLLEPPVNNIIFDMYTAFIDEIERELLSKNPSLDLAKIIFELDKKRSDFKIIQERRGNINVLHTNARVTLYYLLRNMFGYNILTPLVADKNIEDISVSGLNNPVYVYHRNYEYVPTNIVFTKNMRISPQLDLSIDGEELLDQLVLRMLSITGKSISVAEPIQDGMLPNGDRIAATFRREVSATGSSVVIRRFSEKPITILDLINSGTVSAELAAYLWYAMDLRMSIMSIGVTGAGKTTLLNSVLNLVKESMKIVSIEDIPEIRLAHSNWVQLYARPAYAGVGKEISLMDLLKLSLRYRPDIIVVGEIRGQEAYVLFQAISTGHGGATTFHAYNTDSAIKRLMNEPLNIPQEWIPMMNIVMTIRRLPVYIGEKIVLRRRVVAIDEIVSWNDYRRVVSWDPKNDSFALNLDSARVLRNRIEEAGLNLDDVKREIERRALFLKLLATSREIIQSEESYKLVKSYIIKYSLKPEEALKEAESMSRTKAIQVKGP
- a CDS encoding TGS domain-containing protein produces the protein MVTNLPAEAKAKWLKVMDAKTPEEKLQALQEFLKEVPKHKGTENLVYWARRRMAELREEVEVRKTKKSSGFSLFIEKEGAGQVILLGDVFLRSFIMRKLTNVRQEFNDLPVPGMVRYEDVQIQLVNPPKNLPISKTIGLIRNADEIVIAVNSEEELSFIRNILENNNILLRKPKGRVIIERTRYGISGIRIINFGKLVDTDEKTVREYIESFGIKTAIVKIIGEVTLDDIEKSIFEAVSYKPTIVVAKDKINTSELPILTANEIDKLPKLLFDMLEVIRIYTKEPGEDPTTDPLILKKGSTVIDVAKKLHSSLAENFKYARVWGKSVKFQGQKVGPSHVLEDGDIVEIHIK
- a CDS encoding 60S ribosomal export protein NMD3; this encodes MSGKFCVLCGRQNVELIDSLCVDCYIKTKKLIEVPRKISGKYCKICGAQWVKGKWVRSSKTSLTSVVEDIIIRELGENVEINKNVDEFAFDVKNIWKDPSGHSFATIEFRGKIRGKPFSQEAIINLEMERVLCDSCFRKKTRYYEAIVQLRSKSKIGIDDKKRAFFESFFSTDIIDNISDIIEGKEGVDYYFMSKSTARKLITMISSIVNVEVNESYQNERMKNGKREAKLVISLRI
- a CDS encoding type II secretion system F family protein, translated to MSIFNSKRNNKTASSYQGPSKIDLLFYNMGIVSKLAENLDKKIRKAGINQDPRLFASRLFLFLVLSLVISAILIVVSVRFYELYRLTLLTKYLAGFLTMLIFGIIIPPVVYLIQILQVSQLTENRRIGLDSEAPAFSAIFNVFLRSGLSARYVFEYLSKSTAMQYATQIALYVNKRVKYLGESVENAIVDAMETSPSKVFNEFLITYVTAVRTGAPVLDTMEAKAKDMLKNIETLASTAAENLSGIAEGFVIWLSSGFITFFLVMLLQAIFPSLFGSVPFPILAIFAIVMIPLINLLFVWVVDQTQFRFPEKSLKAYKVFYITFPLGLLFSFILLFVIKLPIPLLFYLLFLTGGVPQIPFTILAFTIGLLIAVVPPAIVATKELREGTGYDVYVVAFLRAVAEGLRAGLNPATVVKNLKDSPEMGKFRNILNTIYAYSLLGVPLKDAFKIASEKILDFSSKVSLVSLADMIEIGSLTPETVESLAEQVDAQIRIRRSYNSKIRVLLYAPYIGIILALVASILLGNAMYTLLSHQSFVSSYGPLSNATIILPKALYVIAVSSLFNSFLAGLLVGKIGYGKTAAGFIHAAILVVITAILVIISLHISLIPSISPTSTSL
- the rnhB gene encoding ribonuclease HII; amino-acid sequence: MRIGIDEAGRGSLIGPMIVAGVVISESKLNFLKGIGVKDSKQLTRERREKLFSIITSTVEAFTVVKVFPNEIDEYNLNDLTYDAVSKIILSLSVFNPNIITVDKVGEEKPVIALITELGYKPNVVHKADELFVEASAASIIAKVIRDDYIDKLKEIYGDFGSGYPADPRTLKWLKSFYEKNPNPPPIIRRSWKVLRSIAPLYYVNKEGKRLW